A genomic window from Lycium barbarum isolate Lr01 chromosome 4, ASM1917538v2, whole genome shotgun sequence includes:
- the LOC132636814 gene encoding ethylene-responsive transcription factor ERF037-like, which yields MSLELPNYSETESMCNSSCSPSSVILHHPLPQINSKNRLKRCGDEQEENNDDGNIVNCKKNGGKTNSNDGKHPSYVGVRMRAWGKWVSEIREPKKKSRIWLGTFATPEMAARAHDVAAMSIKGNSAILNFPQFADLLPRPVTCSPRDVQAAAVKAAHMEHLIPNSSESSPDVSMTSSSSSLVSGISSSYGDEESTLQPEAAESMTSSSSSTDKNNNSMLNVVPQVECGENKMYAHLTPTFVGPSSSSSDISSLSTNKDNNNIANIVPQVDSEENRMYADLTPIFVGTSCSSSLSLISGITSSCDEELTGPQVTAAPQQEELSEIVELPRLGTSYDSVESTQEVLSLFESDGWWDYGNCEYFFGEENNISSMGFTGLEAVVSSSFESFLWQH from the coding sequence ATGTCTTTAGAGCTACCAAATTATTCAGAAACTGAATCTATGTGCAACTCTTCATGTTCACCTTCATCTGTTATTCTTCATCATCCACTTCCACAAATCAACTCAAAAAATCGACTCAAAAGATGTGGAGATGAACAAGAAGAAAACAACGATGATGGCAATATAGTAAATTGCAAGAAAAATGGTGGCAAAACTAATAGTAATGATGGGAAACATCCATCTTACGTTGGTGTTAGAATGCGCGCGTGGGGTAAATGGGTGTCTGAAATTCGTGAACCAAAGAAGAAATCTCGTATTTGGTTAGGCACTTTCGCCACGCCCGAAATGGCGGCGCGTGCACACGACGTTGCTGCTATGTCTATTAAAGGAAACTCAGCTATACTTAATTTCCCACAATTTGCCGATTTATTGCCAAGACCTGTCACGTGCTCCCCACGTGACGTTCAAGCTGCTGCTGTTAAAGCTGCTCATATGGAACATCTCATTCCAAACTCATCGGAATCTTCGCCCGACGTGTCGATGACGTCATCATCGTCGTCGTTGGTTTCGGGCATTTCCTCGTCCTACGGCGACGAGGAGTCGACACTGCAGCCAGAGGCAGCGGAATCGATGACGTCATCCTCGTCGTCGACAGACAAGAACAACAATAGCATGCTCaatgtagtcccacaagtggagtGTGGAGAGAATAAGATGTATGCTCACCTTACTCCTACTTTTGTGGGGCCGTCATCCTCGTCGTCAGACATTTCCTCGTTGTCAACAAACAAGGACAACAATAACATAGCTAATATAGTTCCACAAGTGGACTCTGAAGAGaatagaatgtacgcagaccttactcctatcttTGTGGGGACGTCATGCTCGTCGTCGCTGTCATTAATTTCGGGCATTACCTCTTCATGTGACGAGGAGTTGACGGGGCCGCAGGTTACTGCGGCGCCGCAACAGGAGGAGCTGAGCGAGATAGTGGAGCTACCAAGACTCGGTACTAGTTACGACTCAGTTGAGTCAACTCAGGAAGTGCTGAGTTTGTTCGAGTCAGATGGATGGTGGGACTATGGAAACTGTGAATATTTTTTTGGTGAAGAGAATAATATTAGTAGTATgggatttacaggattagaagctGTGGTATCAAGCAGTTTTGAGAGTTTTTTATGGCAACATTAG